The following is a genomic window from Burkholderia cepacia ATCC 25416.
AGTCCAAACCATAAGGAGCTTGATATGCGACCTATCGTACTCGTCGGCCACCGACACAGCTGTCCTATCCACGGTGAAGGTGTCGTCATCGGCGGCGCCGAGTCCGCCGCCATCAACGGTCGAGCCGTAGCGCGCGTGGGCGACCGCATCAGTTGTGGCGCGGTGATTCAAACCGGCTCGTCCGGCGCGGAGATCGAAGGCCAGCCGGTGGCGCGCGAAGGCGACACCACGAGCCATGGCGGCACTCTGGTCGAGGGCGAAGCAGGATGGCAGGTGGAGTGACAG
Proteins encoded in this region:
- a CDS encoding PAAR domain-containing protein — translated: MRPIVLVGHRHSCPIHGEGVVIGGAESAAINGRAVARVGDRISCGAVIQTGSSGAEIEGQPVAREGDTTSHGGTLVEGEAGWQVE